The genomic segment TGGCTTCGCTTTCATTATATCGAGCTATATAGTTTTTCGCCTATTATGCGTTATTTTGTTCTTTCTCTAATTCTTGTTTTAGTATCTCCTCAATTTTAGGAGTACATCTATGCCCATTGCATCCGCCTGTTCCCGCCCCTGTAGCTTTTTGAACTTCCTCTACAGTTCTTGCACCATTTTGTATAGCTTTTTTTATTGTAGACCTCGGTATTGCCTTACATAAACATGTTTTTGTAATTTTATCCATTATTTCATTGTTTATATTCTGTTCCATGATGTTTTCCTCCTTTTACACTATCTTTTATCTTTAAAAAAATCAGTCAATAAATTACCACATTCCTCGGTGTATAACCAATTTATTTCTGTCCAGTGATTTAAATCATCATTTTGAAGAACATTTATAACTGACCCACAAGCCCCTACGCTAGGATCAAAGATGCCTATATATAATTTGCTTATCCTAGACTGTAATATAGCACCTGCACACATAGGGCATGGTTCTAACGTTACATACATATCACATCCAGTTAATCTCCAACTTCCTATTACTTCACAGGCTTTTTTTATAGCTAAAACTTCTGCATGGGCCGTAGCATCTTGAAGCGTTTCTCTGAGGTTGTGCGCCCTAGCAATTATTACATTGTCTTTAACTATAACTGCACCTACAGGTACTTCCCCTAATAATAATGATCTTTTGGCTTCTTTTAATGATTCATTAATAAAATGTTTTTTCATTTAAACCCCTTTGTTATATAAATAATTATTTTTAATAATTTTTATTTCCCGGTAAATAAAAAAACTAGCAAAGTATTACTTTACTAGTTTTTGGTGCACACGAGAGGAGTCGAACCTCCGACCTTCCCCTTAGGAGGGGGACGCTCTATCCAGCTGAGCTACGGGTGCATATTTTATTTCTACCTAACCATAATATTACACTTTTATAAGTATGTCAACCTATAGATAAATTAAAACACAAATTTTATATTAATTATTAAAAATCTTATAGTGTTTATTTATTATTAGAATTTTAATACAGTTAATAGTATATACTGTATACTATATACTATTAACTGGAGGTGTTCTAATTGAATAATGATATAAAAAATTTTTTCCTCGCTGGACTAGGATCTGCGGCATATACTTATGAAAAAGCTACAAATCTAATAGATGATTTTGTACAAAAGGGTAAATTAACCTTAGAAGAGGGTAAGAATTTATCTGAAGAACTAAAAAGAACCGTAAAAGGAAAAAAAGAAGAATCTAAAGTTTTTACAGAAGAAGAAAAGCCTTTGACAAAAGAAGATATGTTATTACTCCTTTCAGAAATGAGCTTTGCAACTAAAGAAGATATTGAAACTTTGAATAAAAGATTATCAAATTTAGAAACCCTTCAGCCATAAATTCACAAATGAAAGTCAAATGAAAGTCCTGCTATTCTTTCAGGTCTTTTATTTTTAAGTGAGGTATAAAATGCGACGTAATTCTGTTAATCGATTTAGAACAATTATTAAAGTTCTTGGCTCTTATGGCTTTGGATATATTATAGACTCTAAATTTAACAAACAAAATAAACTCCCTGAAAATTTAAGGAAAGCCTTTGAAGAGCTTGGCCCTACTTTTATAAAGATTGGCCAAATATTGAGTACTAGACCAGATTTATTACCCTCAGCTTATATAGTAGAACTGTCAAAGCTCCAAGATAGCGTACTTCCAGAAAACATTGAAACCATAAAAAAAGTATTCTTTGATCAATTTGGAAAATCAACAACTGAGTGTTTTCAAAAGTTTTACGAAGAACCTTTAGCCTCTGCATCTATTTCTCAAGTGCATAAGGCTACCTTAAAGGATGGTAGGGATGTAGTAGTTAAAATACAAAGACCAGATATTGCAAAAAAGATGAAATTAGATATTTCTATACTCGTTCGTATAATAAAATTCACAAAAACAAAATTCTCTGATTCACCAATCGACCCTGAAGAAGCCTTACATGAAATACTTTTAGCAACTGAACTTGAGCTTGATTTTAACAATGAAGTTAAAAATATAAATAACTTTAAAAATCTCAACAAAGATGTTGCATTTTTATATGTACCTTACGTGGTTCAAGATTTATCTAGTACTAGGGTTTTAACTATGGAAAGAATTTATGGCTTTAAAGTAGATGATATGAAAAAGCTCCTAACTTTTCATTATGATCTTGATGATTTAGGTAAGAAATTAGCTTTATCTTACTTAAAACAAGTTCTACAAGATGGCTTTTTTCACGGAGATCCACACCCCGGAAATATATTTATATGCGAAGGTAAAATTTGTTTTATTGACTTTGGAATTATGGGGAGTCTCTCGAATTCATTGAAATCAACACTAAATGATATGATATCAGCTGTTGTTCTTAATGACATAAATAAAATGATTTCATCTCTTTTATCTATAGGAATAAAAAAGGGCTATGTAGATAGAAATAAACTATATGAAGACTTAGATTATCTAATTGTAAATTATCTTTCAGTTTCTTTAAACAACATTCAGATTTCCGTTATGCTCTCTGAAATCTTTAATATAGCTAAACAAAACAATATTCGTCTACCTCGTGATTTTACACTTCTAATAAGAGCTCTTGTAATTTTAGAAGGTGTAATAGCAAGTATCGCTCCTGATATAAAAATAATAGATATAGCTATCCCTTATGTAAAGGATAATAATAAATTTTCTTTATTAAAAAATCTAGATTCTAATACTTTACTTATTTATACATATTCATTTATAAAAGATTCATTTAAACTTCCATCAAAAATTATAGAATTATCTGAAAGTCTAATAACGGGAAGAGCTAAACTTCAATTAGAACATAAAAATTTAAACGCTCCTATAAATGAATTAAATAAAGGTATAAACCGATTAGTTTTTGGCCTTATTATTTCTTCAATGATTATAGGATCTTGTACAATTTTAAATTCTAATATAGGGCCTAAAATATATAACATATCACTTATTGGTATAACTGGTTTTTTGGCTGCGGCATTTATGGGCTTTTGGTTATTAATCTCTATAATAAAATCCGGCAAATTATAACATAAACTATAAAAACGAGGTATTTTTATGATTAAGTATTACAATAGAAAACAAAATAAATATGAAATTGAAAAGGTCGCTGGTGAAAAGTATTTAAATTGGTCTTATTCCTCTCCTTCTGGAAAAGGACTAGTTGAGTTATTACTTAAGAAAAAGCTATTTTCAAAATTATATGGTTATTACTGCGACACAAAAATAAGTTCTAGAAAAATCAAAGATTTTATTAAAGATTTTGATATTGATATGTCTTTATACACTAAGACTTATAATGAGTATTCGTCTTTTAATGATTTTTTTATAAGACCTTTAAATACAAGTGCCCGAATAATTGATAAAAATAATAATGCTTTAATCTCGCCTTGTGACGGCAAAATTTTGGCTTACGATAATATTAACTTGAATGATTTAGTCCAAGTAAAAGGCTTTACTTATTCGCTTAAAGAACTACTCCAAGATAATGAAGTATACAATTTGTACGATGGAGGTACCTGCTTAATCTTTAGATTATGCCCAACTGATTATCATCGCTTTCATTTTATTGATGATGGTGTCTGTAGCGATACAACTAGAATCAAAGGTCATTATTATTCTGTAAACCCTATAGCATTAAAAAATATAAAAAAATTATTTTGTCAAAATAAAAGAGAATGGAGCATTTTTCACTCAGATAACTTTGGTGATGTTATTTGCATGGAGGTTGGTGCTACTTGCGTAGGTTCAATTCTTCAAAGTTATAGTACAGATGCCAAAATTACAAAAGGAGAGGAAAAAGGGTACTTCAAATTCGGTGGTTCCACTGTAATCCTGTTTTTTAAAAAAGATGTCGTAAAAATTCATGAGGATTTACTAAACCAAACACAATTAGGTTTTGAAACTTCTGTATTAATGGGAGAAGAAATAGGACTGAAATAACTTTTCAGTCCTATTTTTTTATGCATAATTAGTTCTTAACTTTAAATTTAGATTTTTCACATTTAGATCCTTAGTCATTGGAACTGGTGCAGTTTTTTCTTTGGTGCCATATAGCCATTAACAAAGGGTGTACGGTACACCATTTGCAGCATCTCTGTTCACATATGGAATTATTCTTCATTTTTATATTTTATACAACCTTCAAAAAAAACGACAGAACCCAGTAACTATTACAGTTACTGGGTTCTTATGGTGCGTCGGACAGGAGTCGAACCTGCGACCAACTGGTTCGTAGCCAGCTACTCTATCCAACTGAGCTACCAACGCATATATATCATTACTATATTACCATATTATATGCTAAGAGTAAAGATTTATTTACAAACTTTTATTTACAAAATCTTCTCTAAGAATTCCCATAATAATTACATCCCTATAATTCCCATAGGAAAAGCAAGTCTTTCTCTTCTTTCCTTCTTCTATAAACCCACATTTTTTATAACATTGAATTGCTCTTAAATTAAAATCTAGTACTTCGAGCTCTACTCTATGCGCAGCAATATCCATGAATAAATATTTTAACAAAACCTTTACAGAATCTTGCCCATATCCTCTATTCCAAAAGTTTTGACCTACAGTTATACCTAATACATATACATTTTTACTTTCACTAATTTCTCTAAACGTTATATATCCTACAACTACGCCTTTTCCATTTATAATGCTAAGATATTTCTTATCAAGATTAATAAACTTATTAAAATTATTTAATATATCCTCTTTAGATGGAGGCAATCTAAAATTACCATCAAGTCTCCTAACCTCTTCATCAGCCCAAATATCATAAAATATATTCAAATCTCGTCTCTCTACACATCTCAATAATATTTTATTACCTTTTAACATATTTTAGCCTTCTTTATTATTTTAATACTATAATTATACCTTTTATTTACTTTTAATTCAATAATCAAATTACTTATTTTGTAATATAACGATTTTTCAGAAGGAAAGTCTCCCTCCTCTATAGCTATGAGTTACATGCCCTAACAAATAAAAAACTTCAGTGGGCGTATAATTCACCTTGTAGTTATTCAATAAAGTAAAAAAAGTATCTAACAATTGTTAGATACTTTTGGTGGAGAAAGAGGGATTTGAACCCTCGCACCAGTTTCCCAGTCTATACCCTTAGCAGGGGCACCTCTTTAGCCACTTGAGTATTTCTCCATAGCTTAATTTTATGTCGTTAAAAAATGGTGGAGGAAGTGGGATTCGAACCCACGGTACGCTTTCACGTACGTCGGTTTTCAAGACCGGTGCCTTAAACCAACTCGACCATCCCTCCATATCTTAACGACAAGGTTAATTATATCAGCATGTTGATATCCTGTCAATATTTTTTTGAAAACATTTACCAACATAATATATTATGTGAAAATAAAAAACATCTAACAAATGTTAGATGTTGCTGGTGGAGAAAGAGGGATTTGAACCCTCGCACCAGTTTCCCAGTCTATACCCTTAGCAGGGGCACCTCTTTAGCCACTTGAGTATTTCTCCATAGCTTAATTTTATGTCGTTAAAAAATGGTGGAGGAAGTGGGATTCGAACCCACGGTACGCTTTCACGTACGTCGGTTTTCAAGACCGGTGCCTTAAACCAACTCGACCATCCCTCCATATCTTAACGACAAGATTTATTATATCAGCATAAACATCACCTGTCAACACATTTATATTTCATGCCATAAACTTCAATTTCATATACTATAATAAATAAACAACTTAATATTAAATACTTAAGTTGCTCATTTATTATTATGATATAAATTAATAATTTAAATACTTATTTTGAAATTAATGTTTTTTGTCCCATATACTTCACTAAAACATTTGGAATAGTTACTGATCCATCTTCATTCTGGTAGTTTTCAAGTACTGCAGCTAATGCTCTTCCAATAGCTACCCCTGATCCATTTAGTGTATGAATATAATTAGCTTTATCCTTTTTATCATCTTTATACTTAATGTTGGCACGCCTTGCTTGGAAATCCTCGAAATTACTACAGCTTGATATTTCAACATACTTGTTGTAGCTTGGCATCCAAACCTCGATATCATATTTAAATGATGCTGTAAATCCTAAATCGCCTTTACATATCTTAACTATTCTATAAGGTAATTCAAGTCCTTGTAATACTGACTCTGCATCCATAAGTAACTTTTCAAGCTCTGCATATGAATCCTCAGGCTTTGTGAATTTAAGAAGTTCTACTTTATTAAATTGATGTTGCCTTATAAGTCCTCTACTATCCCTTCCTGCTGAACCTGCTTCTTGTCTAAAACAAGCACTATACGCAACATGCTTTATAGGAAGATCTTGACCACTTAATATCTCATCTCTATAAATATTTGTAACAGGTACCTCTGCTGTCGGTATTAAGAAATAGTCTGTATTAGCCACTTTAAAAGCATCTTCTTCAAACTTAGGTAATTGACCCGTACCGATCATACTTTGTCTATTAACCATATATGGAGGCAGTATTTCTGTATACCCATTGTTATCCACATGAAGATCTAAAAAATAACTTATTAGTGCTCTTTCAAGCCTTGCTCCGAGGCCTTTATATACTGTAAATCTTGAACCCGTAATCTTTGCGCCTCTTTCAAAATCTAAAATATCATTGTCTGTTCCCAAATCCCAATGCGCTTTAGCTGCATAGCTGAAATGTTTAGGCTCTCCCCATTTTTTCACTTCAACATTATCTTCCTCGGTATCCCCTTCTGGCACATTTACACTCGGTATGTTTGGGATACTTAACATAATATTTTTAATTTTTTCATTTACTTCATATAGCTCAATATCAAAATTTTTAATTTCATCTGAAAGTTTTTTCATTTGGGACATAATTTCTTCTACATTTTCTCCACTTTTCTTAAGCTTTGGTATAAGCGCAGATTGAGTGTTCCTATTATTTTTTAATTCTTCAACCTCAACTAATATATCCCTTCTTGCTTTATCAAGAGATACCACTTCATCAATTACTGATAAATCAAAATTTTCCCCTCTATTTTTCATTAATTTTTTTATTTCTTCTGGATTATTTCTTATTCTTTTCAAATCTAACATGACTATTCCTCCTTAAATATTATTAATTATTTATTCTTGTAAAATTTTAATTAAGTATTTCTTTCAATATTTTTTGTGCAAATAATATCAACTCCAGTATTAAGTACGTTTTTACATACTATATCCCCTATTTTTATAGGAGGACCTACATGTATCCTGCTTAATGCTTTTGAGCATTCGATCCATAACTTCTTACTAATAGGTTTACTACTTTTTACTGGAACTACATTTCGTAATTTAGATCCTTTTATTCTAACTAAAGTTGTTAATATTGCTTTAGTTTCATTAAATTTGCAATCAGTTTTTTCGCTCAAATAAAATCATCTCCTACATACTATCAAATTCTTTTATTCTATATAACACAATATTAGAATTTTTTGAGTCCTTAACTATCTCTGTC from the Clostridium sp. CM027 genome contains:
- the serS gene encoding serine--tRNA ligase; its protein translation is MLDLKRIRNNPEEIKKLMKNRGENFDLSVIDEVVSLDKARRDILVEVEELKNNRNTQSALIPKLKKSGENVEEIMSQMKKLSDEIKNFDIELYEVNEKIKNIMLSIPNIPSVNVPEGDTEEDNVEVKKWGEPKHFSYAAKAHWDLGTDNDILDFERGAKITGSRFTVYKGLGARLERALISYFLDLHVDNNGYTEILPPYMVNRQSMIGTGQLPKFEEDAFKVANTDYFLIPTAEVPVTNIYRDEILSGQDLPIKHVAYSACFRQEAGSAGRDSRGLIRQHQFNKVELLKFTKPEDSYAELEKLLMDAESVLQGLELPYRIVKICKGDLGFTASFKYDIEVWMPSYNKYVEISSCSNFEDFQARRANIKYKDDKKDKANYIHTLNGSGVAIGRALAAVLENYQNEDGSVTIPNVLVKYMGQKTLISK
- a CDS encoding GNAT family N-acetyltransferase encodes the protein MLKGNKILLRCVERRDLNIFYDIWADEEVRRLDGNFRLPPSKEDILNNFNKFINLDKKYLSIINGKGVVVGYITFREISESKNVYVLGITVGQNFWNRGYGQDSVKVLLKYLFMDIAAHRVELEVLDFNLRAIQCYKKCGFIEEGKKRKTCFSYGNYRDVIIMGILREDFVNKSL
- a CDS encoding AarF/ABC1/UbiB kinase family protein produces the protein MRRNSVNRFRTIIKVLGSYGFGYIIDSKFNKQNKLPENLRKAFEELGPTFIKIGQILSTRPDLLPSAYIVELSKLQDSVLPENIETIKKVFFDQFGKSTTECFQKFYEEPLASASISQVHKATLKDGRDVVVKIQRPDIAKKMKLDISILVRIIKFTKTKFSDSPIDPEEALHEILLATELELDFNNEVKNINNFKNLNKDVAFLYVPYVVQDLSSTRVLTMERIYGFKVDDMKKLLTFHYDLDDLGKKLALSYLKQVLQDGFFHGDPHPGNIFICEGKICFIDFGIMGSLSNSLKSTLNDMISAVVLNDINKMISSLLSIGIKKGYVDRNKLYEDLDYLIVNYLSVSLNNIQISVMLSEIFNIAKQNNIRLPRDFTLLIRALVILEGVIASIAPDIKIIDIAIPYVKDNNKFSLLKNLDSNTLLIYTYSFIKDSFKLPSKIIELSESLITGRAKLQLEHKNLNAPINELNKGINRLVFGLIISSMIIGSCTILNSNIGPKIYNISLIGITGFLAAAFMGFWLLISIIKSGKL
- a CDS encoding phosphatidylserine decarboxylase; translation: MIKYYNRKQNKYEIEKVAGEKYLNWSYSSPSGKGLVELLLKKKLFSKLYGYYCDTKISSRKIKDFIKDFDIDMSLYTKTYNEYSSFNDFFIRPLNTSARIIDKNNNALISPCDGKILAYDNINLNDLVQVKGFTYSLKELLQDNEVYNLYDGGTCLIFRLCPTDYHRFHFIDDGVCSDTTRIKGHYYSVNPIALKNIKKLFCQNKREWSIFHSDNFGDVICMEVGATCVGSILQSYSTDAKITKGEEKGYFKFGGSTVILFFKKDVVKIHEDLLNQTQLGFETSVLMGEEIGLK
- a CDS encoding nucleoside deaminase, coding for MKKHFINESLKEAKRSLLLGEVPVGAVIVKDNVIIARAHNLRETLQDATAHAEVLAIKKACEVIGSWRLTGCDMYVTLEPCPMCAGAILQSRISKLYIGIFDPSVGACGSVINVLQNDDLNHWTEINWLYTEECGNLLTDFFKDKR
- a CDS encoding (2Fe-2S)-binding protein; translation: MEQNINNEIMDKITKTCLCKAIPRSTIKKAIQNGARTVEEVQKATGAGTGGCNGHRCTPKIEEILKQELEKEQNNA
- a CDS encoding phasin family protein, which gives rise to MNNDIKNFFLAGLGSAAYTYEKATNLIDDFVQKGKLTLEEGKNLSEELKRTVKGKKEESKVFTEEEKPLTKEDMLLLLSEMSFATKEDIETLNKRLSNLETLQP